The sequence GCATGAGTTCGGTCACGCCTTGATAGCGGTCATATTGCTCGTTCTTGATGCGGTCGATGTAGAAGTTGCCGAAGTCGGGCAGGGTGCCGCAGTTCGGATGGGCAACGAGTTTCATCACGCCGGAAAGCCATGCGCCGTTGGAGGACAGGCCGCCGTGGTTTTCCACGATGGTATTGATGCCGATCTTGCTGGTGAACTCGGTGAGCTTACGCAAGCCGTCGGCGGCACGCTTTTGTTGTTCTTCAAAAGAACCGATGTTGCCGGTGGCGGCGTTTACGCGGATGGAATGGCAGCCGAGGAACTTCGCAGCATCGGCCCATTTGTAGTGATTCTCCACGGCGGTCTGGCGCTTCTTGGCATCGGGATCGCCAAGATTGCCTTCGCGATCGCACATGATGAGCACGCTACGGACACCTTCACCATTGCAGATGTTTTTGAGCTCGGTGAGGTAGGCCGTGTCCTTGGCCTTATCCATGAACATC comes from Verrucomicrobiia bacterium and encodes:
- a CDS encoding sugar phosphate isomerase/epimerase family protein; translation: MNHPLHRRSFLKQSSLALAGLSLGLAGCKSGSASAKKPWFEISLAEWSLHKAILTKRELTNLDFPKVTRREFKLGAVEYVNQMFMDKAKDTAYLTELKNICNGEGVRSVLIMCDREGNLGDPDAKKRQTAVENHYKWADAAKFLGCHSIRVNAATGNIGSFEEQQKRAADGLRKLTEFTSKIGINTIVENHGGLSSNGAWLSGVMKLVAHPNCGTLPDFGNFYIDRIKNEQYDRYQGVTELMPFAKGASAKTNNFDAQGNERHTDYRRMLKIVKDAGYRGYVGVEYEGVEISEFEGIRKTIALLETVRAELA